The genomic stretch TTTTTTTAGTAAAAATTTCAAGAGAAAACTCTTGTAGACAAGGATAATCTGAGTAATTTAAGGTCGAACCAGGATAAGCTCTGGTGTAATATTTCTATCTCGATTATTTTTATTTTACCATTTATTTAATAATAGATTGTTTGGGGTATGAGGAGTGTCGGGATCGTCAACGAACTTAACGTCCATGATCATAAGAGACCTTGACAACACATGTTCTTCCAATGTCTTAAGACATAAGGTATATGAATCAACTCTcttatatatttaatattttcTCTATTTCGAATTGACGTGAAACTTAACTATGACTTTAGATGATAAGATGGTGTCTTGCTAACTTTTATGGTTGCACTTCACCCAATGTGAATGATTCTCTCATGAATTATTGAAATTCAAGTGTGAGTGGCTAAGTGTGAGTGGCTAGGTGGTTAAATCTAAAGTCCACTAAAAATTGacaaaaatatttaatatataaaagaAAGAACTCCTACATCAATTatctttcatttttaattatatttaataTCAAAACCTCTTATGATCATGAGTGTTTAATTCTTTTCACTCTCTCATTCTCGCTCCTCTATCGAACCTAATCATAGCTCTGCATATCCAAAACATCTTATGTTCTATCTTATATATATTCAATATTGAGTACTCTTATTTGAACACTCACATAACCCAGTATTCCAATACTATATAGAAATACATCATTTATAACTATTAATTAATGTGACAATagaagataaaataaaataatatacTCTATACCGTGTTGGACACCATGGTGTTCAAATAACATTTATCTTTTGGTTCATTTATTTCTACTGTTGTTGGATCAGACAAATCTAAAATTCAAATAAACTGTACTAAATTATGTGAGGTTTTAGTATATGTTATATTCTCTTGTCATGAGTACCATTTACAAAGTCTTAAATATAAAATTGAATAATTTGCAGGCAGATCCAAATGCACGGTGAATAGGCCCATAAGACAGAAATGCTCAAAAATAATAAGATAAGGAATTGGTGTCTCTATGATTATTTATAGCAAAAAATATCCaacaaattttaaaataaaagtaTGTCCGTCCAATTAAGTAGCTTGAATATGCGACCATAtatttccatttccatttctcACTCCCTCATCATCCTATCATATATACCACCAAACCAATTCGTTTTCTCAcctttctctctctctttctctctttctcATAACTAGACACATATTTTGGTTTGTAATAATGGGTAGAAGAAAGTGTTCACATTGTGGTAACATAGGACATAATTGTAGGACATGCACATCCTTCACCACAAAGCTTATAGGACTTCGTCTCTTTGGTGTCCAACTATcctcatcatcattatcatcatctAATACCATCATCAAGAAAAGCTTTAGCATGGACACTTTTCCCTCACcatcctcttcatcttcttcattctCTTCATCAACCATTCCTgataatcatcatcatcataaatCCGCCTCTAATCTTGCCTATCTATCCGATTGCTTTATAGGTCCATCCCAAGAGAGGAAGAAAGGTGCGAATATATTAATATTTATCTTTCTGATTCATTAAATAATTGATGTATATAgtttatattttattatttttattgtaTAATATTTAGGAGTTCCATGGACGGAAGAAGAGCATAGAATATTTCTCGTTGGATTAGAAAagcttggaaaaggagattggAGAGGTATCTCTAAAAACTTCGTCACTACAAGAACTCCTACACAAGTCGCAAGTCATGCTCAAAAATACTTTCTCCGATTAGCAACTCTCGATAACAAGAAACGACGACGTTCAAGTCTCTTTGACTTGGTATATACATGATTAGTTATTAATACTATAGACTAATCCAATTTACTAATCATTATTTGCATTATTATCTTGTCATTAATTTGATATGATATGGCTGCAGGTTGGGAGCAAGAACACCAAAAGAGAAGGACAAGGTAATAAATTAGAGGATACAAAGTGTGAATGTGAAgttgaaaaagaagaagaagaagaagctaAATTAGATAATCAAGAAATTAACTACTCTAAAGTTAATTGGCTACATAATCATCATTCTTCAAATTATGTAGCAGTGCCTAATTTGGACCTTACACTTGCTGTTACACCCCCTAAGGTTAATCAACCCTCTCCAGCTGGCCCATTTCTTCTAGGCCCAATAAGGGTCACTTAATTAATTTAGTATTCTGGACTTTTTTTTCAAATTATGTAATTTTAATTATAAATTTTTGTCAAGTGTAACTTAACCTCATGCAGAAGAAGATATGATAAAAAAGAATTACATTTTTCTTGGCATTAATAGCCATGAATTATACAATGGTTCTTTTATTTTGAACATACATACACAATATTCACCATCATACAAAACAGTGTTTGACAATATGTATTcttaatttataaaaataaaaaagttacttaatttaattaattatatcAAATTGTTAATAATTTGTGCAGTTTGTgaaaattaaatttaaaaaagaAAATTGAAAGTGTCTTGCTTAATAATGTTATGcaagtattttttttaataaaaaaatttttgataaattttttttttaaatgtaaAATAACTCTAAAAaattgaaaatttatttgtgcatCTTGATTCAGTTTCACTTCTTATCTTTTAaagtaatttttttttaaataccAGGATATCCTCTTTTGAGAAGAAGTCTTTGGTACTAAAAAGCATTGAGTTAGATTGGATAATCACAACATTTCTTTCTCTTACACTAAATTGTCATTTGTCTTTAAAAAATAAAGGGTTAAATACACTTTACCCCCCTGTAATGTTAGCGAGTTTAGGGTTACCCCCCTGGTAAAGTTATTTTTTCAATACCCCCCTTATGTTATGTAGATTCCTTCATAGAACCCCCTAATATCCAGGTGGCATGGAATCTTGGTTTTTTATTTCAGACGTggctttttaatttttttattttcacatGTGAATCTTCATTAGGTCTCCAGCATGGCATAAACTAGAAATTAGGGTTCCAAATTCATCCCTCTCTCTCTTCGTGAAATCCATCCCTAtcccaaatccatccctctctctcttcgtgaaatccatccctaccccaaatccatccctctcttcATCTTCGTCCGTGTCCCCTTCATCTGGGTTATGGGTGGCAGCA from Lathyrus oleraceus cultivar Zhongwan6 chromosome 7, CAAS_Psat_ZW6_1.0, whole genome shotgun sequence encodes the following:
- the LOC127107140 gene encoding transcription factor MYBS3, translating into MGRRKCSHCGNIGHNCRTCTSFTTKLIGLRLFGVQLSSSSLSSSNTIIKKSFSMDTFPSPSSSSSSFSSSTIPDNHHHHKSASNLAYLSDCFIGPSQERKKGVPWTEEEHRIFLVGLEKLGKGDWRGISKNFVTTRTPTQVASHAQKYFLRLATLDNKKRRRSSLFDLVGSKNTKREGQGNKLEDTKCECEVEKEEEEEAKLDNQEINYSKVNWLHNHHSSNYVAVPNLDLTLAVTPPKVNQPSPAGPFLLGPIRVT